A region of Vibrio porteresiae DSM 19223 DNA encodes the following proteins:
- a CDS encoding GNAT family N-acetyltransferase, producing MTLFFKPIDVDHDGHSCIEFRRDSYFCSFGHYQGVEESLQGYTDRILTRQQDERWHFWHVWSGDSDQTSLKLVGQLDFRTFSDYPETGYVHLMYVTPDQRGSQVVAKMQAFLKSQLKSSGCRYAILSVAQHNQRAIAHYQKQGWQCWKANPKHVEPFDFYRCEL from the coding sequence ATGACACTCTTTTTCAAACCTATTGATGTTGACCACGATGGTCACTCTTGCATTGAATTTCGCCGTGATTCTTATTTCTGCAGCTTTGGTCATTACCAAGGTGTGGAAGAGAGTCTTCAAGGTTATACAGATCGAATCCTTACGCGGCAGCAAGATGAGCGCTGGCACTTTTGGCATGTCTGGAGTGGAGACAGCGATCAAACCTCACTGAAATTAGTCGGCCAATTGGATTTTCGTACTTTTAGTGACTATCCAGAAACGGGCTATGTTCATCTTATGTACGTGACACCTGACCAGCGTGGTAGCCAAGTGGTCGCTAAAATGCAAGCGTTTCTAAAATCCCAGTTGAAAAGCAGTGGCTGTCGCTATGCCATCTTGTCCGTTGCCCAGCACAATCAGCGCGCAATCGCCCATTATCAAAAGCAGGGGTGGCAGTGTTGGAAGGCCAATCCTAAGCATGTTGAACCCTTTGATTTTTACCGTTGTGAGTTGTAA
- a CDS encoding DUF4144 domain-containing protein codes for MKSIKNITWPAVIHLHGDDELLTIANQDELNSFLDWRYTEQDRLIDADGHCFSLAPNFAPTSQCISVDEASELVQKHTFNEGQVCVTKIFFKTIADAWRAL; via the coding sequence ATGAAGAGCATTAAAAACATCACTTGGCCTGCCGTCATTCATTTGCACGGCGATGATGAGTTACTAACGATTGCCAATCAGGATGAGTTGAACTCGTTTCTTGATTGGCGTTACACCGAACAAGACCGTCTTATTGATGCTGATGGTCACTGCTTTTCCCTTGCGCCAAACTTTGCTCCAACTTCGCAGTGCATTTCCGTTGATGAAGCCAGCGAATTGGTGCAAAAACACACCTTTAATGAGGGGCAAGTGTGTGTGACCAAGATCTTTTTTAAAACAATTGCCGATGCTTGGCGGGCACTGTAA